The region CACTCGCGCTCGCCAGACTCTCACTGGGATTGACGTACCCTGGCTGGAAGGGGAGATCAGACTAGGGGGATTCCATCTCGCATCGGGGAACCCTGCGGGCGGGTTCGCGATTCCATCGGAACGATTTGCGGTGTTGACGGACGCAGAGCTGTTCGGCGTGGGCCGGCTACGACTCCCGCAGAAGAGGTATCGCGAGGGGGCGCCGATTGCCACGGTGCTCGATCTCAAGCCCGGCGATTACGTCGTACACATCTACTTTGGAATCGGGATCTACCGTGGCTTGGTGACGCGGCGATTCGAAGGGGTGGAAAAGGAGTTCCTGCACATCGAGTATGCGCCGCCGGACAAGCTGTTCGTGCCGGTGGATCAACTCGACCGCATCCAGAAGTACCTGGCTCCCACCGATGAGCCTCCGAAGGTTAACCGGCTGCACAGCGGAGAGTGGCAACGCACCGTCAAGTCCGCCAAGCAGGGCGCTCGTGAGATGGCCGAAGATCTGCTCAAGATCTACGCCGCACGCGCTAAGGTGACCAAAGACCCTTTTCCGCCGGACAGCCCGTGGCAGGCGGAGATGGAAGCGACGTTTCCGTGGGTGGAGACGAGGACGCAGCTGAGGGCGATCAACGAGGTGAAGAGAGACCTGGAACAGCCCCACCCGATGGACCGATTGGTATGCGGTGACGTCGGCTTCGGCAAGACCGAGGTGGCTGTTAGGGCAGCCTTCAAGGTGGCACAGGAGGGCAGACAGGTAGGTGTGCTCTGCCCGACGACCATCCTGGCCACACAGCACTACGAAACCTTTCGTGAACGACTCGCCCCCTATCCCGTGTGCCTGGACTTCATCTCGCGCTTCAAGTCCCCGAAGCAGCAGAAGGAGATACTGGCCAAGCTGAAAACGGGCGAGCTGGACGTAGTGATCGGCACGCACCGACTGCTATCTAAGGACGTCGTGTTTCACAACCTCGGATTGCTTATCGTAGACGAAGAGCAGCGCTTCGGGGTGATGCAGAAGGAGCAGATCAAGAAGTTGCGAGCACAAGTGGATGTGCTGACACTTACTGCTACGCCAATCCCGCGTACGCTCAGCATGGCCATGATGGACATTCGCTCGATGTCAGTCATCACAGACCCGCCGCCCGGAAGACTGCCGATCCGGACCTGCCTCAGGGCGTATCATGATAGCGTAGTGCGAGAGGCGATTCTGCGTGAGTTGGCGAGGAATGGACAGGTGTATTATGTGTACAACCGCGTCCAGCACATCCATCACATCGCGGATCACATAGCACGCATGGTCCCCTCTGCGAGGATAGCTGTCGGCCACGGTCAGATGGATGAGCGCGAGCTAGAAGCAGTTATGCTCGCATTCTATCGCGGAGAGTTCGACGTGCTCGTGTGCACCACGATCATCGAGAACGGCTTGGACGTACCACGGTGCAACACGATCATCGTGGACGGGGCTGACCGACTGGGCCTCGCCCAGCTCTATCAATTGCGCGGCCGCGTCGGTCGCTCAGACCGCCAGGCATACGCATACCTGCTCTATCGCAAGGAGAAGGTGCTGACGGAGACTGCGCTGCAACGCCTCAAGGCGCTGGAGGAGTTCTCCGATTTGGGATCGGGCTACTCGCTCGCCTTTCGGGACCTACAGATTCGCGGCGCCGGGGAGCTGCTCGGCTCCAAGCAGCACGGGTTCGTGGTGAGCGTCGGATATGACCTGTTCGTGGAAATGATTCGCGAAGCGGTGAACGACCTTCGCGGCGTGCCGTTAGAGGAAGCGTTTGCGACGCTCCCCACCTTCGACCTGCCCATCACCGCGCAGATTCCCGCCAGCTACGTTACCGACCAGGCACAACGCCTGTTCTTCTACCGCCGACTGACCAGTTCTAGGACCGAGGAAGACCTTGCCGAGGTACTATCGGAGCTGAAAGACCGATACGGTCCCCTCCCCGCCGACGTGGAGGCCGCGGCCGAGGTTATGCGCCTGAGGATGCGCGCGTATCGTGTGGGCGTAGCCAAACTCGAGATGCGCGAAGGGGTCGCCGACCTCGTGCTGGGTCCTGGCGCGAAGCTGAGCCCCAAAGTATGTACGCTGCTGACGCAGGCTGTCGGTACGGCTACGTTCAAGCCAGAGGGAGTGAGGTGGCATCCGAGGTCGGACATCCTCGGTTCCATCCGGAAGATACTCGGAGCGATCGAGAAGGCGCCGGAAGTGGCGCGGAGGGCGGCATCGCCCGCTTAGGAGGTGCACGTGAGTACACCGGCAAGGAATAGGCCCGCAGTGGCGGATGCCGAACAACTGAAGCAGTTTTATAAGGACATGCTGCTGATCCGTCGCTTCGAGGAAAAGTGCGAGTTCGCCTATCGTGCAGGCAAGATCGGCGGATACCTTCACCTGTACATCGGGCAGGAAGCAACAGGTGTCGGCTGGCTTTCGGCGCTGCATCCCGGGGACTCGGTGATAGGTGCGTACCGAGTGCACGGCTTTGCGCTGCAGATGGGTACCGACCCCAAAGTGGTGATGGCGGAGCTGTTAGGGCGGGTGACCGGCTGTGCGCGTGGAAAGGGCGGGTCCATGCATCTCTACGACATCCCGCGGGGCTTCTATGGGGGATGGGGGATCGTAGGCGGACACGTGCCGTTGGGGGTCGGGCTGGCGTTCGCAGCCAAGTACCATAACACGGGCCAGGTGGTGCTCTGCTTCATGGGCGACGGCGCCGTGAATGCCGGAGTCGTGCCCGAGGTGATGAACATGGCTTCGCTATGGGACCTGCCCATCGTGTTCATCATCGAAAACAATCAGTTTGCCATGGGAACGCGCTTGGAATACCATGCTGCAGACACAGAACTGCACAAGCGGGCCGCTCCCTTCGCAATGGGTCACGAGAGACTGGATGGCATGGACGTGGTACAGGTACGCCGTGATGCCGATCGTATCATCGCGCAGGTGCGCGAGACCTCCCGTCCGTACTGCGTCGAAGTGATGAACTACCGTTTCGTGGGACACGGCGCCGCCGATGTGAGCCAGAATCTCTACCGCACGGATGAAGAGGTCGCCGAGTGGCGCAACCGTGACCCACTTCGTATCCATGGTGACCGATTGATCCGGGAGGAGATAGCTACCGAAGCCGACATGGAATTGTGGGACATCGAGATACAAAGGGTGGTGGAGGAGGCGTATGCGTTCGCGGATACATCCCCCGAACCACCTATCGAAGAGGTGTACCAGCACGTTTACACCGACATGATGCCGGAGGTGGGGCACTGATGGCAACGATGACCTATCGTGACGCCCTTCGAACAGCTCTGATCGAGGAGATCGAACGCGATGACAATGTGTTCATCATGGGCGAAGACATCGGTCGCTACCAAGGCACGTTTCGGGTAACTGCGGGGTTGTTCGAGCAGTTTCGGGAAGCACGAGTCTGGGACACTCCCATCTCCGAGCCCGGTATCGTGGGCATCGCAATCGGCGCGGCGATGGCAGGATTGCGGCCGGTCGTCGAGATGATGACGATGTCCTTCTCCATCCTCGCCATGGATCAGATCATCAACCATGCGGCCAAGATCCATTACATGACGGGTGGTCAGGCGAAAGTACCGATGGTAGTGCGTGGGCCCGGGGGCGCGGGGCGTCAGCTCTCCGCCCAGCACTCCCAGTCGCTGGAAGGCATCTATGCACATGTGCCAGGCCTGAAGGTGGTGTGCCCGTCCACTCCGGCGGATGCGAAGGGAATGCTGAAGACTGCGGTACGCGATGAGAACCCCGTCATCTTGATCGAGGCGCCTGGCCTGTACGCAGCGAAGGGCGAGGTGCCGGAAGACTCCGAGTTCATGACACCATTCGGTGAGGCGGAGGTGGTGCGCCAGGGTACGGACCTGAGCATCATCACCTGGTCGCGGATGCGGGTGGAATCTCTCAAAGCCGCGGAGATGTTGGAGAAGGACGGCATTTCCGCAGAGGTCGTGGACGTGCGCAGCCTGCTACCACTCGACACGAACACCATCTTCGCATCGGTCAGGA is a window of Fimbriimonadia bacterium DNA encoding:
- the mfd gene encoding transcription-repair coupling factor, translated to MHISDWALQLRRLGGLSSFWDDAEGRAEWRDLAVEARAPFVAAMARPRLEQDAFRALIVTSTYESALQWQARLALYGVPERCLLQLPNGSSTLFEDTSPELNALSERVGSLLRLASGGGVIVIASPTAALEYTLPPARMIKETMLLKVGQECDLELLLRRLVRKGYEAQEPVRMPSGFSRRGGIVDIYPMGRGLPVRLEFFGDEIESMREFDPQSQRSVREVEEVAIPPARETLVGDRGAEVARHLAARLEREASTLTGEARETLEEAIQADIAALQSGLCFDRETLYRPLVNDATTCALDYLGDDGLLIVDEPLEISVHVERAHQEMQQALETRMGRGEMLSAEADWFLAPPARLGEVKRLISMSLGDSTADWLHDTVVRSAGVASMAPYRTNPQSLVDTIRNWLGSGFTVVVGTDQPTRARQTLTGIDVPWLEGEIRLGGFHLASGNPAGGFAIPSERFAVLTDAELFGVGRLRLPQKRYREGAPIATVLDLKPGDYVVHIYFGIGIYRGLVTRRFEGVEKEFLHIEYAPPDKLFVPVDQLDRIQKYLAPTDEPPKVNRLHSGEWQRTVKSAKQGAREMAEDLLKIYAARAKVTKDPFPPDSPWQAEMEATFPWVETRTQLRAINEVKRDLEQPHPMDRLVCGDVGFGKTEVAVRAAFKVAQEGRQVGVLCPTTILATQHYETFRERLAPYPVCLDFISRFKSPKQQKEILAKLKTGELDVVIGTHRLLSKDVVFHNLGLLIVDEEQRFGVMQKEQIKKLRAQVDVLTLTATPIPRTLSMAMMDIRSMSVITDPPPGRLPIRTCLRAYHDSVVREAILRELARNGQVYYVYNRVQHIHHIADHIARMVPSARIAVGHGQMDERELEAVMLAFYRGEFDVLVCTTIIENGLDVPRCNTIIVDGADRLGLAQLYQLRGRVGRSDRQAYAYLLYRKEKVLTETALQRLKALEEFSDLGSGYSLAFRDLQIRGAGELLGSKQHGFVVSVGYDLFVEMIREAVNDLRGVPLEEAFATLPTFDLPITAQIPASYVTDQAQRLFFYRRLTSSRTEEDLAEVLSELKDRYGPLPADVEAAAEVMRLRMRAYRVGVAKLEMREGVADLVLGPGAKLSPKVCTLLTQAVGTATFKPEGVRWHPRSDILGSIRKILGAIEKAPEVARRAASPA
- the pdhA gene encoding pyruvate dehydrogenase (acetyl-transferring) E1 component subunit alpha → MSTPARNRPAVADAEQLKQFYKDMLLIRRFEEKCEFAYRAGKIGGYLHLYIGQEATGVGWLSALHPGDSVIGAYRVHGFALQMGTDPKVVMAELLGRVTGCARGKGGSMHLYDIPRGFYGGWGIVGGHVPLGVGLAFAAKYHNTGQVVLCFMGDGAVNAGVVPEVMNMASLWDLPIVFIIENNQFAMGTRLEYHAADTELHKRAAPFAMGHERLDGMDVVQVRRDADRIIAQVRETSRPYCVEVMNYRFVGHGAADVSQNLYRTDEEVAEWRNRDPLRIHGDRLIREEIATEADMELWDIEIQRVVEEAYAFADTSPEPPIEEVYQHVYTDMMPEVGH
- a CDS encoding alpha-ketoacid dehydrogenase subunit beta yields the protein MATMTYRDALRTALIEEIERDDNVFIMGEDIGRYQGTFRVTAGLFEQFREARVWDTPISEPGIVGIAIGAAMAGLRPVVEMMTMSFSILAMDQIINHAAKIHYMTGGQAKVPMVVRGPGGAGRQLSAQHSQSLEGIYAHVPGLKVVCPSTPADAKGMLKTAVRDENPVILIEAPGLYAAKGEVPEDSEFMTPFGEAEVVRQGTDLSIITWSRMRVESLKAAEMLEKDGISAEVVDVRSLLPLDTNTIFASVRKTHRALVAYEAWRSGAFGAEIAARIGESCFDDLDAPVMRVGGLNVPMPYAANLELEVVPNASRIASRCRELVG